Below is a genomic region from Flavobacterium ginsengisoli.
GGATAACAAACTAACAAAAACCAAAAATTTATGAAATGTAAAAGTCTTTATTGGCTAGCTTTTATGATGTGTTTTTTTGCAATCGGATGCGATAACACAGATGACGGAAGCTATGTAGCACCAATTACTCTTTATGAAAAAGTAAACGGGAATTGGGGATTAACAAATCTGAAAATGGTTGATGAAGTTGCGAAAGCAAATAATATTCAGCCAAACGAAGAAAACTTGAGTACTTATTTTAACTACGAAGATTTTAAAATCAAATTTAACGTAGATGAAAAGAACAATCCAACAAGTTATGAAGTAACAGGAGATGTCCCTCCGTTATTTGCTCCTAAGGGATATTGGGCACTTAGCTCAGAATTTCAATCGTCTATCACTGGTGTTGGAACCAAAATCTATCTGTACAGCGATGCACAGAAAACGCAGAAAATAGATGAATTGAGATTAGTTTCGGTTCCAGGTAAAACCAGAGAAATGCAGATTCAATTGGTACGTTCTTCTGGCGGTGTAGATTTCTTGTCTTATGTGTTTAAATTAAATGCTATTAATTAAAAAGTAATATGAAAAAGTTTATATATACAATTTTACTTGCCTTGTTGATGGCTCCTAATTTTATTCAGGCACAAGAAGCTGCTGGAGCTGTTGGGGCAATGTCATCGTATCCTGCTGTTTACAAATATGATGAACAAGTTACTTGGTATTTTGATATGTCGGCATCGACATTTGCTGAAACAGAAGATTTATATATCTGGATTTGGTCTCCATCTGAACCAGATGCTGGACACTGGGAAAACTCGTCTGATTTTGCAAAACTGAAATACGAGGGAAATAAAATCTGGAGTTTTACGCTAACTCCAACTCTTTATTTTTCTAAAACTCCAGAACAAATTGCTCGCGAGTGATGGATTTTGGTTCCGTTTAAAAAACAAAAACGGATCTAAGCAAAGTGATGTTGCAAATATGGCGTATGTTGATTTTTCTTCTTTTTACACT
It encodes:
- a CDS encoding DUF5004 domain-containing protein yields the protein MKCKSLYWLAFMMCFFAIGCDNTDDGSYVAPITLYEKVNGNWGLTNLKMVDEVAKANNIQPNEENLSTYFNYEDFKIKFNVDEKNNPTSYEVTGDVPPLFAPKGYWALSSEFQSSITGVGTKIYLYSDAQKTQKIDELRLVSVPGKTREMQIQLVRSSGGVDFLSYVFKLNAIN